Proteins encoded in a region of the Leopardus geoffroyi isolate Oge1 chromosome E2, O.geoffroyi_Oge1_pat1.0, whole genome shotgun sequence genome:
- the MAG gene encoding myelin-associated glycoprotein isoform X2, with amino-acid sequence MIFLTTLPLFWIMISASRGGHWGAWMPSSISAFEGTCVSIPCRFDFPDELRPAVVHGVWYFNSPYPKNYPPVVFKSRTQVVHESFQGRSRLLGDLGMRNCTLLLSSLSPELGGKYYFRGDLGGYNQYTFSEHSVLDIINTPNIVVPPEVVAGAEVEVSCVVPDNCPELRPELSWLGHEGLGEPTVLGRLREDEGTWVQVSLLHFVPTREANGHRLGCQASFPNTTLQFEGYASLDVKYPPVIVEMNASVEAIEGSHVSLLCGADSNPLPLLTWMRDGTVLREAVAESLFLDLEEVTPAEDGVYACLAENAYGQENRTVGLSVMYAPRKPMVNGTMVAVEGETVSILCSTQSNPDPILTIFKEKQILATVIYESELQLELPAVTPEDDGEYWCVAENQYGQRATTFNLSVEFAPVILLESHCAAARDTVQCLCVVKSNPEPSVAFELPSRNVTVNETEREFVYSERSGLLLTSILTLRGQAQAPPRVICTSRNLYGTKSLELPFQGAHRLMWAKIGPVGAVVAFAILIAIVCYITQTRRKKNVTESPSFSAGDNPPVLFSSDFRISGAPEKYESREVSTLE; translated from the exons ATGATATTCCTCACGACACTGCCTCTGTTTTGGATTATGATTTCAG CCTCCCGAGGGggtcactggggtgcctggatgcccTCGTCCATCTCTGCCTTCGAGGGTACGTGCGTCTCCATCCCCTGCCGCTTCGACTTCCCCGACGAGCTGCGGCCGGCGGTCGTGCATGGCGTCTGGTACTTCAACAGCCCCTACCCGAAAAACTACCCCCCCGTGGTCTTCAAGTCTCGAACCCAAGTCGTGCACGAGAGCTTCCAGGGCCGCAGCCGCCTCCTGGGGGACCTGGGCATGCGCAACTGCACCCTGCTGCTCAGCAGCCTCAGCCCGGAGCTGGGCGGCAAGTACTACTTCCGCGGGGACCTCGGGGGCTACAACCAGTACACCTTCTCTGAGCACAGTGTTCTGGACATCATCA ACACCCCCAACATCGTGGTCCCCCCGGAGGTGGTGGCAGGCGCGGAAGTCGAGGTCAGCTGCGTGGTGCCTGACAACTGCCCAGAGCTGCGCCCGGAGCTGAGCTGGCTGGGCCACGAAGGGCTGGGGGAGCCCACCGTGCTGGGTCGGCTGCGCGAGGACGAGGGCACGTGGGTGCAGGTGTCGCTGCTACACTTCGTGCCCACTAGGGAGGCCAACGGCCACCGGCTGGGCTGCCAGGCCTCCTTCCCCAACACCACTCTGCAGTTCGAGGGCTACGCCAGCCTGGACGTCAAGT ACCCCCCGGTGATCGTGGAGATGAATGCCTCGGTGGAGGCCATCGAGGGCTCGCATGTCAGCCTGCTCTGTGGGGCTGACAGCAACCCGCTGCCGCTGCTGACGTGGATGCGGGACGGCACGGTGCTCCGGGAAGCCGTGGCCGAGAGCCTGTTCCTGGATCTGGAAGAGGTGACCCCCGCGGAGGACGGCGTCTACGCCTGCCTGGCAGAGAACGCCTATGGCCAGGAGAACCGCACCGTGGGGCTCAGCGTCATGT ATGCACCCCGGAAGCCGATGGTGAACGGGACAATGGTGGCCGTGGAGGGGGAGACGGTCTCCATCTTGTGCTCCACACAGAGCAACCCGGATCCTATTCTCACCATCTTCAAGGAGAAGCAGATTCTGGCCACGGTCATCTACGAGAGCGAGCTGCAGCTGGAACTACCTGCCGTCACGCCTGAGGATGACGGAGAGTACTGGTGTGTGGCTGAGAACCAGTACGGCCAGAGGGCCACCACCTTCAACCTATCCGTGGAGT TCGCCCCTGTGATCCTGCTGGAGTCCCACTGTGCAGCGGCCCGGGACACGGTGCAGTGCCTGTGCGTGGTGAAATCCAACCCCGAACCGTCCGTGGCCTTCGAGCTGCCCTCACGCAACGTGACCGTGAACGAGACCGAGCGAGAGTTCGTGTACTCGGAGCGCAGCGGCCTCCTGCTCACCAGCATCCTCACGCTGCGGGGACaggcccaggccccgccccgggTCATCTGCACCTCCCGCAACCTCTACGGCACCAAGAGCCTGGAGCTGCCCTTCCAGGGAGCCC ACCGCCTGATGTGGGCCAAGATCGGCCCCGTGGGAGCCGTGGTCGCCTTTGCCATCCTAATCGCCATCGTCTGCTACATCACCCAGACGCGGAGAAA
- the LOC123578298 gene encoding hepcidin, producing MALSTQVQAACLLLLLLASLASGSALRQETGQLTDLQPQDTAAAEAGLKPALQRLRRRDTHFPICMFCCGCCKKAKCGLCCKT from the exons ATGGCACTGAGCACACAGGTCCAGGCCGcctgcctcctgctcctcctcctggccAGCCTGGCCAGTGGCTCAGCTCTCCGGCAAGAG ACGGGCCAGCTCACAGACCTCCAACCCCAGGACACAGCAGCAGCCGAGGCGGGCTTGAAG CCCGCGCTCCAGAGGCTAAGGAGGCGAGACACCCACTTCCCCATCTGCATGTTCTGCTGCGGCTGCTGTAAAAAAGCCAAGTGTGGGTTGTGCTGCAAGACGTAG